In Malus sylvestris chromosome 2, drMalSylv7.2, whole genome shotgun sequence, the genomic stretch cgctctttcaaagtgggagactgggtactgaagaaaagattactctgtgatagagtcccgagtgaaggaacactcagtcctaactgggacggaccgttcgaggtcgtcagcatcagtcgccctggctcctacaagctcagaaactccgacagcaagacccttggccatccatgaaatgctgaccacttgaagtactattacaaataagactcacattgtacaagtgttaagctacagccgttcggcatcctatgtaacaaagaccatttggtatgaattcaataaagaggtgatttagccaactcggccataaactcttttccattctgagcaatgaaacactcaagtgttgaagcttcaacgcaaatgtttccaatacaaaacaaaatctaagtatgtgtcaacaagactatacaaaggatctacatcatacattccaacacattcatacattccaacacattcatacataaacatcatacattccaacacattcatacataaacatcatacattccaacacattcatgcataaacatcatacattccaacacatccatacataagccaactgtgcttcgaaagggttcaacacactttgtgtcattcgacatttgccacaatgtgcctcgacaccttgcccttattctcaccaactaggtgatgaaggaactcacattcgtaccaccaactaggtgatgaaatgtacaacccgtactctaatattatttggaaacttgccacccttatcaccaatcaggtgaagaagaaactcatcttcatgccaccaaccaggtgatgaaatgtacaccgcgtactttccttcatgccaccaaccaggtgatgaaatgtacaacgcgtactctccttcatgtcaccaaccaggtgatgaaatgtgatgaaaggtgattaaggaattcacattcgtaccaccaaccacgtgatgaaagcaacctaccattcattccattaaccagaagacgagtggtacaacttgtacatgtgaactcctagcattcacagataataaaaaaccatcaagctttacaactcaactaggggagcacttatgcctaacaagagctatagtcaccaacaaagtcttattgcaagccaacaatggcttcaatgcatggtatacgaagatcaagctcttcaaccctcttgcatctgcttcagacatttctcctctgtaacaatgcaaacactacaactcatataACGCTTCAAACgcttttgatcaagactgttcgaagcaaattcaatttatatggttcatccaaaccttcgactactacaagatgtggcttgcatcacaatctctcgcttaacagtatggaagcaaaatttgtatacgttgtctctcccacattttcaaatttctagttttcccaaaaaaaaacaaaaaaaaaaaacaaaaaaaaaaaaaaagaagaggaaattggaaattgggaaatttaacaaaagcttcatcaatggaggacaaatatcaatctcaaaagcttcgtactatgttcatcaagatagtgcgaagcacaatcaatttatggtgccaacaaaagcttcatcaatggaggacaagtataaatctccaaagcttcgcactatgttcatcaagatagtgcgaagcacaatcaatttatggtgccaacaaaagcttcatcaatggaggacaagtatcaatctccaaagcttcgcactatgttcatcaagatagtgcgaagcacaatcaatttatggtgccaacaaaagcttcatcaatggaggacaagtatcaatctcccaagcttcgcactatgttcatcaagatagtgcgaagcacaatcaatttatggtgccaacaaaagcttcatcaatggaggacaagtataaatctccaaagcttcgcactatgttcatcaagatagtgcgaagcacaatcaatttatggtgccaacaaaagcttcatcaatggaggacaagtatcaatctccaaagcttcgcactatgttcatcaagatagtgcgaagcacaatcaatttatggtgccaacaaaagcttcatcaatggaggacaagtatcaatctctcaagcttcgcactatgttcatcaagatagtgcgaagcacaatcaatttatggtgccaacaaaagcttcacctataaagcttcaaccccaaagcttcacctataaagcttcaacacaaagcttcacctataaagcttcaacaccaaagcttcacctataaagcttcaaacacaaagcttcacctatcaagcttcaaccccaaagcttcacctataaagcttcaaacacaaagcttcacctataaagcttcaacaccaaagcttcacctatcaagtttcaaccccaaagcttcacctacaataccaaatttcaacaccaaaacacataaaagcttcacacactcttcatcaagatagtgcgaagctaattccagtggagctgaattttggacatcttatagttcttgagcagatgaacaactttcacgaAGGAAATTTTTCTATTTGAGCAACAGAAGTtagagtgttgaagctccaaacatgacggtcagatttctgcaagcttcaaagctgctgcggtgtttcgaagatctggaaatattcaaccgttagtttgttctgaatttttgatatgttatggaagagatgatgaggaacaacttccatgaagaaagtatgttgatctgaacaagagaaaatggagtttcgaagctcacaacaagtctgacgggttaacagaaaattgatgaacatttactcatcatacttgaatttctgaagttgtactactccgatggatctcaaatttggatatgttgtagttcacaagataaggaacaacttttatgaagacgactttgcaatctgagctatagagaatggtgttatcttgcatccactcaggctgattagtggaaacgaaaagcaattccaccaaagaaaagatgaaaaagagagaaaagctactaattgcacttgatcttgtctagtcaatagcatgcagcatcaaacacacaaaagttggaaatatttttagataaagcatatacgaatgtgtgacatcgaaacaaggattcgttactttgacaaattagtaacaagcgagacacctcattcggcaactctcttcgcctgaagacttgggggactcccaccatatgctactgcaccttgatactcggcagtctcacaaccactcagtgacttggatttttcaagtctccaaccgagaagttttcctcactcgggaaattaagggaacactacctcaaactacacgcttcactcacaaagtttcaacaatacagatttcaacaaaagaaaaaattcaaagaactttatgaagaaggctttggtgtatttaacacaatatgttgaaatgaagcaaagcttatttattaatattttcgataagccacaaatatgtacatatacatgagtcaaaataaacaaacgaaagggagccttcacaaaggttgcttaggggaagtctcagcagtcggtagagccctagaaagagaaagcaccggagggtggttatccggagcctcagtacttgacaaaaccccagaaggatgaggcattggaggttcatcatttgaagcttcattaccaggtacagccctagaggacgaaggcaataaatgcctttggaacaaacccacaaaccgctgatgatcaagtaaaaccttaccatcagattccttcatctggtcaagcttcctcttcatgtttgtagcatagtcatgggcgagccggtgcaactgcttattctcatgcttgagccctctaatctcctgtttgagactcatcacttcagcagccaatgattcaacttgacgggttctagcaaataggcgttgggccatattagacacagaacctgcacactgaacactaagagccagagagtccttaacagccaactcatcagaccgtttggaaagtagtctgttatctttgggagtgagaaggttcctggccaccactgcagcggtcatatcattcttcatcacataatccccaacggtaagaggaccagtaggggatatgaaggatgggcgccatatgttgtctggagaaggcgtggctgtctcttctccaaggttcaagtcaaaacgacggtcggagggtccagacattttcaaatgtgttgaagagggaagaggtcagacaaatcaagatcttagaagtgcaagaaattagcttctactggtagagattcaagtgtgctgtggaacttaatgccagcctctataaaatctgcactcgacggagcttcagaaatcgaagaggcgtttgctttctcaaaagctgggctgctcagagaccacgagagcagatatcagaaatcgaagaagcacttgctttttcagcctcgtcagcacctgtcacatgcacactcagctttgcggaaattacgggcaatctgtcgaagatttctggtgaagtagaaagcacgtgaatcttactgttcaatcaccgctctccatatgcaccatcaactcctcgggtaccacatataactttgtcaaagatctctgacaaagtttaggcacgagaatttcgaagttccagctaccctactattacccacaagggtaaaggaacagcaccactgcttgacaactggaaagtccctatgtgtgtcgaccttcgtgttttgcggcaagacaggttggcaagaacgtccaacctttactcacattcgagaaaagactcccaacataattactttctcaaaaaccggagtagcaccgctttccgaatctcgagagtcagatcctcgacgggattgcttgttcgaaaaccgaagaggcacaactctcagaacttcgagagccagatttccttagataaagcttgtctgtaatcttcacacgtaacatcagctttccagatatcacataccactttttcaaagtgctctgacaaaattaaaacacgtgaagctggcagctcccactacattgctgtgaccaagaagggtaaaggaatagcattactacttgttattgggaaatccctatatacatcgacctccctcctcaacggacaggcaaacctgcaaaaatgctcaaccctttctcgcattcgagaaggcaccctcaacataacctctcgaaatactcagctttatttccccccgataatacctcagcaaataagccacaccaagaacaagagtatctcatatcatcagggtcgaaagcaagagtatcccatatcatgctttctccctgtctttgtctttgtccttgtccacacctgcaggacaaggagaaagagagcagtcagtcggaacctgaaatcaaacctccaatttggaactgactgcctggaacctttgcctggttgcttacttagcattgctctcgagtactcatcctcaactgctgtcaaggtcacgaattccaccggcaaatacctcatgacagttgatcagatattggctctttacactgaagctgccaagcgtggatgagtcactatgaaggaatgttctgaaggaccatttaaatgcaaaggttgcacaccacttctgccatgcaaaagattgaagcagaaggttcaacggtgagctgaaacagatcactacagcacgacacctttccataccacattcattattccgtcaacagcaaaagtatcccatatcatcaaggtcgaacgtactctagatttgatggacttgttttgaccctcaaattcttgagtcggccttatactctgaagggaaccagaaaaccctccagcacagttcaagaataagcctgtggaaagttacttcttcaaaagcaaaagtatctcatatcatctcttatccatttgcttctccttatcctggcagttgaatgagagacaagaagaaggagaacaatcaaccggaagccgaagtcaaacctctgatcctgggttgcttacttggaagtttgactgcttaccttgtctgtcacctctttcggcagatctcctagctcggcgacttgggggactcctactatagggtttgtatcgcacttgaccaagcccgaaactacaagtaagcttcaagtgaaattgatacattaccttgtgcatcttcatcggttaaagataccacccctggatggaggaagcgtacttccagagaagatgccacatctacctatgagaaagataaggcaagtgaagacgataccacacctcgatacttagaagtttcgtgattactcagcggcttggatcttgcaagtccccaaccgaggagcttccctcactcgggaacttaggggagcactgtttgtaccatacttgactaatcccgaaactactgagcaccggtcaacgttataccgtcaaggacccagaagagtttcccttcaaccagaaggccaatcacaatgcgacacgtgtcgacatcagaagccaatcacagcacgacacgtgtcaacatcagaagccaatcacaacacgacatgtgtcaatattagaacaaaactagaaactctatactatagggtttgtatcgcacttgaccaagcccgaaactacaagtaagcttcaagtgaaattgatacattaccttgtgcatcttcatcggttaaagataccacccctggatggaggaagcgtacttccagagaaaatgccacatctacctatgagaaagataagacaagtgaagacgataccacacctcggtacttagaagtttcgtgattactcagcggcttggatcttgcaagtccccaaccgaggagcttccctcactcgggaacttaggggagcactgtttgtaccatacttgactaatcccgaaactactgagcaccggtcaacgttataccgtcaaggacccagaagagtttcccttcaaccagaaggccaatcacaatgcgacacgtgtcgacatcagaagccaatcacagcacgacacgtgtcaacatcagaagccaatcacaacacgacatgtgtcaatattagaacaaaactagaaactctcttctataaatagggatcattctcccacaataatctctaatgtcattttgtactaaactattcactagaactcactaaaccagagcttgaacctatgtatttgtgtaaacccttcacaattaatgagaactcctctactccgtggacgtagccaatctgggtgaaccacgtacatcctgtgtttgcttctctgtctctattcatttacgtacttatcctcactagtgaccgaagcaaccaagcgaaggtcacaaaacctgacactttctgttgtaccaaagtcttcgctgattttgtgcatcaacatattgcAATATTTTCCCACATCAATACGAGGAGTCATAATTCtatatattgaaaaaatataaaaatattgaaagGCACCACACCCCTCAAATAGATGGCCTTTAAAGAAGAAGTAAACATGCTCTTACTCCTATTCAGTATTCTCAAATGTCTtccctttgtttattcaaaaCCATACGAGAAATTGTACCCTAATATATATAGGAATGTTCAAGGAGTAACcagtatatacatatacatacatacatatatatatatatattattatgatACTAATTACTTGTTTAAGCCCATATATAACGTCATCTCATTATCCAACCGGCTGATTTTTTAGGTCAATTCAAAAATCAAGCTTGAAGAAGTTATCCAAATAGGACATCATTTCAATACTTGCACTGTTGATTATTATTTTGACAGTTTTCCTTATTTGGATgttcattttaaaatttgtt encodes the following:
- the LOC126606107 gene encoding uncharacterized protein LOC126606107, producing MSGPSDRRFDLNLGEETATPSPDNIWRPSFISPTGPLTVGDYVMKNDMTAAVVARNLLTPKDNRLLSKRSDELAVKDSLALSVQCAGSVSNMAQRLFARTRQVESLAAEVMSLKQEIRGLKHENKQLHRLAHDYATNMKRKLDQMKESDGKVLLDHQRFVGLFQRHLLPSSSRAVPGNEASNDEPPMPHPSGVLSSTEAPDNHPPVLSLSRALPTAETSPKQPL